The following proteins are encoded in a genomic region of Ornithodoros turicata isolate Travis chromosome 6, ASM3712646v1, whole genome shotgun sequence:
- the LOC135397345 gene encoding sorting nexin-6-like isoform X3, translating into MLTFQDGTDESSNISDAASKMRSDTIDLADQSLLVDISDALSERDKVKFTVHTKTTLSEFQKPEFSVVRQHEEFIWLHNSFEENEVYGGFIIPPAPPRPDFDASREKLQKLGEGEGTMTKEEFAKMKAELEAEYLATFKKTVAMHELFLQRLALHPIFRTDRNFHVFLEYDKELSVRGKNKKEKLAGLLTTLGKSADDLLLSSTQKDVDEFFEHERTFLVEYHTHVKDATNKSDKMTRSHKNLSDSYIKISSCLTEMATVESSELEKFLPKASDIFEKARKVESRVATDEDLKLSDTLRYYMRDTSAAKDLLYRRLRCLANYENANRALERARNKNKEVQSAESLQQEACEKFENISKQAKQELTDFKARRVNNFRKNLVELAELELKHAKAQVQLLKNSIASLKNEPVSQ; encoded by the exons ATGCTTACATTTCAGGATGGCACCGACGAATCATCCAACATCTCAGACGCGGCTTCAAAG ATGCGGTCGGACACGATCGACCTGGCTGACCAGTCCCTGCTGGTGGACATCTCTGATGCTCTGAGCGAAAGGGACAAGGTGAAGTTCACCGTTCACACCAAG ACGACTTTATCGGAGTTCCAGAAGCCAGAATTTTCTGTGGTCCGGCAACATGAGGAATTTATCTGGCTGCACAATTCTTTCGAAGAAAACGAAGTGTACGGTGGGTTCATT ATTCCTCCAGCGCCTCCAAGGCCCGACTTTGACGCGTCGCGGGAGAAGCTTCAGAAACTTGGCGAGGGCGAAGGGACCATGACTAAAGAAGAGTTTGCGAAGATGAAAGCGGAACTGGAAGC CGAATACCTGGCGACATTTAAGAAGACTGTTGCCATGCACGAACTGTTTCTCCAGCGGCTGGCGTTGCATCCCATTTTCCGCACCGACAGGAACTTTCACGTCTTCCTAGAGTACGACAAAGAG TTAAGCGTTAGAGGCAAGAACAAGAAAGAGAAACTGGCCGGCCTCCTGACTACTCTGGGGAAGTCGGCGGACGACCTCTTGCTGTCGTCTACGCAGAAG GATGTGGATGAGTTTTTCGAGCATGAAAGGACATTCCTCGTGGAGTACCACACTCACGTCAAGGACGCGACGAATAAGTCGGACAAGATGACGCGGAGCCACAAAA ACCTTTCAGATAGTTACATCAAGATTTCTTCCTGCTTGACGGAAATGGCGACGGTAGAGTCTTCTGAATTAGAAAA ATTTCTGCCGAAAGCCTCGGATATCTTCGAGAAAGCTAGG AAAGTGGAAAGCAGAGTAGCGACCGACGAGGACTTGAAGCTCTCGGACACATTGAGGTACTACATGCGAGACACTTCGGCAGCTAAG GATCTGTTATATCGCCGTTTGCGTTGCCTGGCTAACTACGAGAATGCCAACCGTGCCCTGGAAAGAGCCcgtaacaaaaacaaagaagttCAGTCT GCTGAATCGCTGCAGCAAGAAGCGTGCGAGAAATTTGAGAACATCTCGAAGCAGGCCAAGCAGG AACTAACGGATTTCAAGGCTCGACGGGTAAACAACTTCCGCAAGAACCTGGTGGAGCTCGCGGAGCTGGAGTTGAAGCATGCTAAG GCACAAGTTCAGTTGCTGAAGAATAGCATAGCTTCGTTGAAGAATGAACCAGTAAGCCAGTGA
- the LOC135397345 gene encoding sorting nexin-6-like isoform X4 codes for MLGLSCWDMDMNGHICRTMRSDTIDLADQSLLVDISDALSERDKVKFTVHTKTTLSEFQKPEFSVVRQHEEFIWLHNSFEENEVYGGFIIPPAPPRPDFDASREKLQKLGEGEGTMTKEEFAKMKAELEAEYLATFKKTVAMHELFLQRLALHPIFRTDRNFHVFLEYDKELSVRGKNKKEKLAGLLTTLGKSADDLLLSSTQKDVDEFFEHERTFLVEYHTHVKDATNKSDKMTRSHKNLSDSYIKISSCLTEMATVESSELEKFLPKASDIFEKARKVESRVATDEDLKLSDTLRYYMRDTSAAKDLLYRRLRCLANYENANRALERARNKNKEVQSAESLQQEACEKFENISKQAKQELTDFKARRVNNFRKNLVELAELELKHAKAQVQLLKNSIASLKNEPVSQ; via the exons ATGTTAGGCCTATCGTGCTGGGACATGGATATGAACGGCCACATATGCCGCACG ATGCGGTCGGACACGATCGACCTGGCTGACCAGTCCCTGCTGGTGGACATCTCTGATGCTCTGAGCGAAAGGGACAAGGTGAAGTTCACCGTTCACACCAAG ACGACTTTATCGGAGTTCCAGAAGCCAGAATTTTCTGTGGTCCGGCAACATGAGGAATTTATCTGGCTGCACAATTCTTTCGAAGAAAACGAAGTGTACGGTGGGTTCATT ATTCCTCCAGCGCCTCCAAGGCCCGACTTTGACGCGTCGCGGGAGAAGCTTCAGAAACTTGGCGAGGGCGAAGGGACCATGACTAAAGAAGAGTTTGCGAAGATGAAAGCGGAACTGGAAGC CGAATACCTGGCGACATTTAAGAAGACTGTTGCCATGCACGAACTGTTTCTCCAGCGGCTGGCGTTGCATCCCATTTTCCGCACCGACAGGAACTTTCACGTCTTCCTAGAGTACGACAAAGAG TTAAGCGTTAGAGGCAAGAACAAGAAAGAGAAACTGGCCGGCCTCCTGACTACTCTGGGGAAGTCGGCGGACGACCTCTTGCTGTCGTCTACGCAGAAG GATGTGGATGAGTTTTTCGAGCATGAAAGGACATTCCTCGTGGAGTACCACACTCACGTCAAGGACGCGACGAATAAGTCGGACAAGATGACGCGGAGCCACAAAA ACCTTTCAGATAGTTACATCAAGATTTCTTCCTGCTTGACGGAAATGGCGACGGTAGAGTCTTCTGAATTAGAAAA ATTTCTGCCGAAAGCCTCGGATATCTTCGAGAAAGCTAGG AAAGTGGAAAGCAGAGTAGCGACCGACGAGGACTTGAAGCTCTCGGACACATTGAGGTACTACATGCGAGACACTTCGGCAGCTAAG GATCTGTTATATCGCCGTTTGCGTTGCCTGGCTAACTACGAGAATGCCAACCGTGCCCTGGAAAGAGCCcgtaacaaaaacaaagaagttCAGTCT GCTGAATCGCTGCAGCAAGAAGCGTGCGAGAAATTTGAGAACATCTCGAAGCAGGCCAAGCAGG AACTAACGGATTTCAAGGCTCGACGGGTAAACAACTTCCGCAAGAACCTGGTGGAGCTCGCGGAGCTGGAGTTGAAGCATGCTAAG GCACAAGTTCAGTTGCTGAAGAATAGCATAGCTTCGTTGAAGAATGAACCAGTAAGCCAGTGA
- the LOC135397345 gene encoding sorting nexin-6-like isoform X1, with protein MPRAPGESRWCLRRITFTRNIHMRSDTIDLADQSLLVDISDALSERDKVKFTVHTKTTLSEFQKPEFSVVRQHEEFIWLHNSFEENEVYGGFIIPPAPPRPDFDASREKLQKLGEGEGTMTKEEFAKMKAELEAEYLATFKKTVAMHELFLQRLALHPIFRTDRNFHVFLEYDKELSVRGKNKKEKLAGLLTTLGKSADDLLLSSTQKDVDEFFEHERTFLVEYHTHVKDATNKSDKMTRSHKNLSDSYIKISSCLTEMATVESSELEKFLPKASDIFEKARKVESRVATDEDLKLSDTLRYYMRDTSAAKDLLYRRLRCLANYENANRALERARNKNKEVQSAESLQQEACEKFENISKQAKQELTDFKARRVNNFRKNLVELAELELKHAKAQVQLLKNSIASLKNEPVSQ; from the exons ATGCCTAGAGCTCCCGGTGAGTCAAGGTGGTGCCTGCGTCGGATCACGTTTACCAGAAACATACAt ATGCGGTCGGACACGATCGACCTGGCTGACCAGTCCCTGCTGGTGGACATCTCTGATGCTCTGAGCGAAAGGGACAAGGTGAAGTTCACCGTTCACACCAAG ACGACTTTATCGGAGTTCCAGAAGCCAGAATTTTCTGTGGTCCGGCAACATGAGGAATTTATCTGGCTGCACAATTCTTTCGAAGAAAACGAAGTGTACGGTGGGTTCATT ATTCCTCCAGCGCCTCCAAGGCCCGACTTTGACGCGTCGCGGGAGAAGCTTCAGAAACTTGGCGAGGGCGAAGGGACCATGACTAAAGAAGAGTTTGCGAAGATGAAAGCGGAACTGGAAGC CGAATACCTGGCGACATTTAAGAAGACTGTTGCCATGCACGAACTGTTTCTCCAGCGGCTGGCGTTGCATCCCATTTTCCGCACCGACAGGAACTTTCACGTCTTCCTAGAGTACGACAAAGAG TTAAGCGTTAGAGGCAAGAACAAGAAAGAGAAACTGGCCGGCCTCCTGACTACTCTGGGGAAGTCGGCGGACGACCTCTTGCTGTCGTCTACGCAGAAG GATGTGGATGAGTTTTTCGAGCATGAAAGGACATTCCTCGTGGAGTACCACACTCACGTCAAGGACGCGACGAATAAGTCGGACAAGATGACGCGGAGCCACAAAA ACCTTTCAGATAGTTACATCAAGATTTCTTCCTGCTTGACGGAAATGGCGACGGTAGAGTCTTCTGAATTAGAAAA ATTTCTGCCGAAAGCCTCGGATATCTTCGAGAAAGCTAGG AAAGTGGAAAGCAGAGTAGCGACCGACGAGGACTTGAAGCTCTCGGACACATTGAGGTACTACATGCGAGACACTTCGGCAGCTAAG GATCTGTTATATCGCCGTTTGCGTTGCCTGGCTAACTACGAGAATGCCAACCGTGCCCTGGAAAGAGCCcgtaacaaaaacaaagaagttCAGTCT GCTGAATCGCTGCAGCAAGAAGCGTGCGAGAAATTTGAGAACATCTCGAAGCAGGCCAAGCAGG AACTAACGGATTTCAAGGCTCGACGGGTAAACAACTTCCGCAAGAACCTGGTGGAGCTCGCGGAGCTGGAGTTGAAGCATGCTAAG GCACAAGTTCAGTTGCTGAAGAATAGCATAGCTTCGTTGAAGAATGAACCAGTAAGCCAGTGA
- the LOC135397345 gene encoding sorting nexin-6-like isoform X2, producing the protein MLSVWEVEVAFQNGCLDTVTVQMRSDTIDLADQSLLVDISDALSERDKVKFTVHTKTTLSEFQKPEFSVVRQHEEFIWLHNSFEENEVYGGFIIPPAPPRPDFDASREKLQKLGEGEGTMTKEEFAKMKAELEAEYLATFKKTVAMHELFLQRLALHPIFRTDRNFHVFLEYDKELSVRGKNKKEKLAGLLTTLGKSADDLLLSSTQKDVDEFFEHERTFLVEYHTHVKDATNKSDKMTRSHKNLSDSYIKISSCLTEMATVESSELEKFLPKASDIFEKARKVESRVATDEDLKLSDTLRYYMRDTSAAKDLLYRRLRCLANYENANRALERARNKNKEVQSAESLQQEACEKFENISKQAKQELTDFKARRVNNFRKNLVELAELELKHAKAQVQLLKNSIASLKNEPVSQ; encoded by the exons ATGCTTTCAGTGTGGGAAGTTGAAGTCGCGTTTCAAAACGGTTGCTTGGACACCGTAACCGTTCAG ATGCGGTCGGACACGATCGACCTGGCTGACCAGTCCCTGCTGGTGGACATCTCTGATGCTCTGAGCGAAAGGGACAAGGTGAAGTTCACCGTTCACACCAAG ACGACTTTATCGGAGTTCCAGAAGCCAGAATTTTCTGTGGTCCGGCAACATGAGGAATTTATCTGGCTGCACAATTCTTTCGAAGAAAACGAAGTGTACGGTGGGTTCATT ATTCCTCCAGCGCCTCCAAGGCCCGACTTTGACGCGTCGCGGGAGAAGCTTCAGAAACTTGGCGAGGGCGAAGGGACCATGACTAAAGAAGAGTTTGCGAAGATGAAAGCGGAACTGGAAGC CGAATACCTGGCGACATTTAAGAAGACTGTTGCCATGCACGAACTGTTTCTCCAGCGGCTGGCGTTGCATCCCATTTTCCGCACCGACAGGAACTTTCACGTCTTCCTAGAGTACGACAAAGAG TTAAGCGTTAGAGGCAAGAACAAGAAAGAGAAACTGGCCGGCCTCCTGACTACTCTGGGGAAGTCGGCGGACGACCTCTTGCTGTCGTCTACGCAGAAG GATGTGGATGAGTTTTTCGAGCATGAAAGGACATTCCTCGTGGAGTACCACACTCACGTCAAGGACGCGACGAATAAGTCGGACAAGATGACGCGGAGCCACAAAA ACCTTTCAGATAGTTACATCAAGATTTCTTCCTGCTTGACGGAAATGGCGACGGTAGAGTCTTCTGAATTAGAAAA ATTTCTGCCGAAAGCCTCGGATATCTTCGAGAAAGCTAGG AAAGTGGAAAGCAGAGTAGCGACCGACGAGGACTTGAAGCTCTCGGACACATTGAGGTACTACATGCGAGACACTTCGGCAGCTAAG GATCTGTTATATCGCCGTTTGCGTTGCCTGGCTAACTACGAGAATGCCAACCGTGCCCTGGAAAGAGCCcgtaacaaaaacaaagaagttCAGTCT GCTGAATCGCTGCAGCAAGAAGCGTGCGAGAAATTTGAGAACATCTCGAAGCAGGCCAAGCAGG AACTAACGGATTTCAAGGCTCGACGGGTAAACAACTTCCGCAAGAACCTGGTGGAGCTCGCGGAGCTGGAGTTGAAGCATGCTAAG GCACAAGTTCAGTTGCTGAAGAATAGCATAGCTTCGTTGAAGAATGAACCAGTAAGCCAGTGA